A part of Tachyglossus aculeatus isolate mTacAcu1 unplaced genomic scaffold, mTacAcu1.pri SUPER_34, whole genome shotgun sequence genomic DNA contains:
- the NDUFAF8 gene encoding NADH dehydrogenase [ubiquinone] 1 alpha subcomplex assembly factor 8 isoform X2, which produces MSGSGSVWSRVRGRLRAFPEAMANCGAEAAAYGKCVQAATGPGGDLRKDACAKEFAALRACFITAAKKPPK; this is translated from the exons ATGTCAGGGAGCGGGTCGGTGTGGAGCCGGGTGAGGGGGAGGCTGCGGGCCTTCCCCGAGGCCATGGCCAACTGCGGGGCCGAG GCCGCCGCCTACGGGAAGTGCGTGCAGGCCGCCACGGGCCCCGGCGGGGATCTGCGGAAGGATGCATGCGCCAAGGAGTTCGCCGCCCTGCGCGCCTGCTTCATCACGGCG GCAAAGAAGCCGCCGAAATGA
- the NDUFAF8 gene encoding NADH dehydrogenase [ubiquinone] 1 alpha subcomplex assembly factor 8 isoform X1 encodes MSGSGSVWSRVRGRLRAFPEAMANCGAEAAAYGKCVQAATGPGGDLRKDACAKEFAALRACFITALSRSRQRSRRNERSGWTLPFRNHGSGSAESRCLRRPGSERLKIAGVSP; translated from the exons ATGTCAGGGAGCGGGTCGGTGTGGAGCCGGGTGAGGGGGAGGCTGCGGGCCTTCCCCGAGGCCATGGCCAACTGCGGGGCCGAG GCCGCCGCCTACGGGAAGTGCGTGCAGGCCGCCACGGGCCCCGGCGGGGATCTGCGGAAGGATGCATGCGCCAAGGAGTTCGCCGCCCTGCGCGCCTGCTTCATCACGGCG CTCTCTCGTTCCAGGCAAAGAAGCCGCCGAAATGAACGGTCGGGATGGACTCTTCCTTTCCGGAATCACGGATCCGGCTCAGCGGAATCCCGGTGCCTGCGTCGCCCCGGCTCCGAGCGTCTGAAGATAGCCGGGGTGTCTCCTTAG